Genomic DNA from Prunus persica cultivar Lovell chromosome G1, Prunus_persica_NCBIv2, whole genome shotgun sequence:
agaaaaaaaaatcttgctAACTATACGGGAGTCCTATTTGAGTAGCTGTCTTCTCTTCAGTTGCATATCATGGGAAAATCTGTTGCTCGATTAGTTGTAGAGATTCCAATGTAATTATAGCTGCATTATCTTCAtttcttggtttttgtttgctccaatcttttcccaaaaaatttatatgttagaagtttttcttctctctctctccccctctttTTCTCGGCATTTATTCTGTTATGCTTTGTTATGTTTGTACTTTATAATATCTTAACTCAAACTTCATTGCAGATTGCTGTCAGTATAACTGAGGATTACATTATCTTAGGCGGATCTGAATTTCTAAGTATACATGCTTCAAGTGTTGCTCAAATTCTAGATCTGGTTGTTGGAAATGTCAATGATAGAGGACTACTTTCAACTCTTCCTGTCATTGATATTCTAATACAGGTACTGATCAAAACTTGCAAGTGAAGATTAGACAGTAGAATAACAGGCCATTTAGACAACTCGGGGAATCAACTATGCCTTTCTAATTGTCCTATTAATACATGCTTCGTCTACTCCTAAACACTGAGAAAGTTGGAACTGCCAAAGCTTTCAACTTGTACAGAATTTCGAGTTATTATGTTATAGACACGTTTTTCTATAGATTGCTTAAACAAATAATCTTTTATGCTCTTAGAACTGGCACTATTATGATAGACCTCAATATATTCGTCCTTTTAAATACCAACTCGTTTTTGTTGCTTTGCAGTGTTTCCCGTTAGAAGTGCCCCAGTTGATCAGCAGTACATTACAAGTGAGGTCCTTTGCTCTTAGATCTTTGATAATCTTATTTTGaagtatttcattttttttccccaagaAAGAATTTATATAATGTTATGCCTTTGGGAGCCCTTCTTAAAGCTAGAATTCCTTTCTGTTCAATGTTGCTAGAAATTAATTGTTATATGTTTGAGTGGAGGCGACGACCAAGATCCTTCTAAGACAGCTGTTAAAGCATCTTCAGCTGCCATCCTGGCAAGAATTTTGGTCATGAATACCAATTACCTAGCCCATTTGACATCAGAACCATCACTTCTGTTGCTCCTTCAGAGTTCGGGTATCCCAACTGAGGAAAATGTACTTCTTTGTCTTGTTAACATATGGCTTGACAAGGTTAGTACAGTACAACATGCGTCTCTATACAAGGATACTTCTGAGGATTgttgatttttctctcttactATATCCGACCATTTGTATCATGCATGTTCTGAGACACCAGTGTAGGGTGTTCTATGAATttgcaatatatattttcatgcATAGGAGTGAGCTCTGTTCCGTTGGATTCCCATCTGAAACTGATTCAAAATTGTCACAACCCAGCACTAACCAAAAGCCAAGCCAACCCTGCCCAATAAAAACAGGTCGCCAGGTCAGGTTGGGTAGCAAATCAGTTTATAATATAggctttaaataaaatataggtTTAAAAAGAATAACTTAATGGGTCCAAGAGCCCATACAAGCCCAACaagaaattgcaagaaacTTCGTTGGGCAGAAGACAGACAAGTAAAAGCTCCTATAGGTGAAATATAACATAGGCATGCTTTTAACACCAAACACTGCCCAAAAACACATTGCAAGAAACTTTGTTGTGCAGAAGACAAATGAGTAAAAGATCCTCTAGGTGAAATATAACAGAGGCATGCTCTTAACACCAAACTCAGCGTAGATGAGTTGGGCAATTGGCATCCTAAGACTGAACAAGTCCTAGGTTCCATTACTATCAAGCACAACGATGGACTtttcaaaatcatataatGCTGTTTCAAGTTGATGTAATGTTGTTTCAAGTTTGTTATTTTGGGTATTAAAATGACCTAATCCGGCAATGAGTAGACTTTTGTGGGTTGAAAACGTATTGATTCGATTCAACTCGCCACGATACAGAAAGCCAAACCAGACGGCTTGGGTTGGATCAGACAGGTTTGTCTGGTGGGTCAGATaaaatgcccacccctagagTGTGTGtgcattgtttgttttttatgagAACAAGACATATTGTTATAACTCAGTAGTGCTTGTAGACATTGTTCTTTCAGAGTcgaatatattttatataaagtCGTTTTGCTCTATAGTTAATCGAAAGGAATTATTTCTGAAATTAGtttttcaaagtttttttatttgtccTCCCTCCACCCTTTttcatctctccctctcccatATATTTCCTCCCTATAtctaacaataaaaaatgaaacctAAAAACGAAAAAGGTTACCAAACAGGCCATTAATTTTTCTGTATTCTGTAATATAATGTTAAATTCTACATTCATAATACATTGTACATTTAACGcatttttgttaaatatatgATTGTTGTAATGTATGTggtcaaaaatatatttatagtgCCAAGGCAACCCTAATAAGAGATAATGTGCTGTGCCAGAGAGCATAGCATAGCTCACTCCAGGTATCGTTGTTTTGGAAGTTCTTGTGCTCTATACATGTTGAAGTGAAGAATTAAAGCTGTTCTTatggaaaatgaataaatGGGAATGAGCAGGATTTcctgtaaattaatttattattgcCTTTCTGGTGTGtttgtcaaaaaaaatttaaattttggtcACAGGCAGACAATGTATCTTCCATCCAAAGGAAGACGTATGGCTTAGCTCTTTCTATAATTCTGACATTAAGACTTCCTCAAGTCCTCAACAAACTTGATCAGATCCTGAGGTATGAGTTTCACCATGAATTCGGTCAGTCATCTCTTTTCTGATTATTGGATGATCTTTATAAAATGTTGCTTATTTATACACGCAGTGTGTGTACAACTGTAATTTTGGGTGGCAATGATGACTTAACAGAGGAGTCAAGGTTAGATCCCTTGTGATTCTACTTTGATTTGCTTGCCCATATCAAACAACTATATTTCTCATAAATTTTTCCCAATCAACAACAGTGGTGATAATATAACCTCCAGCGGATCCCTTAGTAAGGGCACCATTCCAAGTAAAGAATTCAGAAGAAGACAGGTGAACCACCCTTCATTCTTCTCCTTTGTGGTCCATGGCACTCTTCTGATATTACCTGTGATTGCTGTAGTCGCTGattaaataaattcatgaggTAATATTTTCCTGATGAAGTTATTATATCCCACTATAGCTCAAGTTTTCAGACCCTATCAACCAAATGTCTCTAGACGCTTCAGTGAGGGAAAATCTTCAGACATGTGCTACCCTTCATGGAGAATCTTTTAATAAGGCCATTGGATGCATGCATCCCTCAGCATTTTCACAACTAAAGCAGGCATTAAAGATGGCATAGCTGGCTTTCATACCTTTTATGTTTCCAATTGATTGGTGGTTTCGTGTTCAAGCCcttcatattttcctttttctccaaTGTGAAAACGATATGAGGTGAGTTCTTCAATACTCGTAACCATGCTATGTCTAAATATCTCAGGGGAAAGGTAAAAAGGTAAACTTTTGGGTTGTGGCTGGGCAACACAAAGGATTTTAGAAGGTGAACCTTCCCACCAAAAAGGTAGGAGATAGCTAGGGGAATGGAGGTAGCATATGTCCTTAATGAAATTGAGAAAGTAAATAATGTGTTAGCTCATTATTATGTTAGATGGGTTAAATCATCTATTCATCAAGAGTATGCTTACTTTTAGCTAAATTCAAATTATCAGAATTGTGATCTTTTTGAAAGAGCGGAACTTACCTCGGCCATAGTTTAAAGAcattaattttctcttttgatgTATTGTTCCAATTGTATTGAACGAGTACTGCTCGTGTTGTTAATTAGTTCTCTCTGTGCACTGTCCACTGTGCGCATACATGGTTTTTGCAGTATCTGACACATGATAAATTTCTCTCCAGGTGAATGAAGTTTGAAGCTTCCGGATTGCTGGTCCCTATATTCATTGGTTTTTAAAGTCTTTTGGGCTGGATTTTGATGTCCGATTGTATCTTGAATTTCATTTGCATATGCTCTCTTAGGCAACAAGAGACTGTATATAGCTTGTCAATCTTTTGTCCTTGGATGCACAGGGTTTTACGGCATTGATTCCATTGtcatatgaaattgaaaattatagaaatgagaaaaaaaaaataaaaaaaatacacgcAAAAGCAATTCATGAGCAACCAATCTTTGATATCCCTTGTTATTCATTGCGTAGCAAAAACACTCCCAagttcaaaaattaaaatctttTTATGCTACAGCTAACTAAGTCTAACATAGTGAAAAAGGATCTTGACATTGTTCTTTGGTCCAAACCTCCATGGCacttgtgtgtgtgagagaaatctAGTTTAAACCATCGCttgtattttttctctttttgaatAAAACCCTTTTTATGCTCTACTTTGAATGTGGAAACTATATGGTGttttaaaatgaaagcttccttattttttcttctttttattttctaaatattttagtttttaataataataataataataaattaaaggcTTATTTACTGTTTCACCCCCTAAAACAAACGTTCGGTTTTACTTTACTCCCTTAAACtaaaaattttctcacttAATCCTTTGAATTTCTAAAAATTGctgaaattttctcactttaccaCTTCCATCCACAAAATTGTTAAGTATGCTCATGTGGTATGGGCATTCTAGTAATTTTActtatcttctctctctcttttctctccctctgcctctctcttctctcccctCTCGAACCCAACCTCCATTGCACCCCCCTCTCACCCTGTCCCCCTCGCCCCTCCTCCCTCTCCAttgttctctctcctctatGCCTCTTTCTCCTCActacctctctcttctctcccctCCCCTCACCATAACAAAACCCAACCCTCCATGGAATTACTCAACACACACAAATCACCaccactcaaaaaaaaaaatttaaaaaaaacatctcaACAATCACTCCCCATCTTCTATCTTTGGAAGGAGGGGGTGGGGTGCAATGGAggtgagagaagagagatgcAAATGGAGGGGAGGGGTTGGGATGCGTTGGAGATGCGCTGGGGGGTTGTGTCTagggaggggaggggaggggaggggagaGGAGAAAGAGATTGGGAGAAAAGAGGAGATAAGAGGGAGGAAGGGGTGGGGTTGGGGTGCGATGGAGGTTGGGTTCGGGatgggagagaagagagaggcaaAGGgatagagggagagagaagataaTGAGCAGAATGCCCATGTCACGTCAGCACACTTAACAATTTTGTGGATGGAAATGGACGATAGTGGTCAAGTAATAAAATTTTAGCAATTTTTAGAGTTTCAAGGGgttaagtaaaaaaatttcagtttaGAAGACTAAAGTGAGACCAAGCATCCGTTTCAGGAGGTGAAACAGTAAATAAGCCTAAATTAAATAGTAAGTCACCTGAAAGACACATAATTTTTAGATGGAAAAGTGGATgatgttcaaaaaatttaacaatatGGACTAAATTGActgttttaataaatttaagtgCTAAATTAGCTGACTTTTTAATTCAGAGAGTTAAATTCGATTAGAATTATACCTGGGGATAAAACAGCTGAAAATCCTTTCAAACATTCAGTTGGAGTGTCGGGAAGAAGCAAAGGCACAAGCAGAGCAAGAGCAGGCCCGggtgcaaaacaaaaactgatgGGTTGTGGGTGGATTCGGTTTGATGTGGAGCCCACGCGGAGAATAAGTCAATATCTTCTGCTACATTCAACTCTTCATTTAATTTCAACGCCTTCTCAAGTCAGACAGGGTAGCATTGTGAAATATTTGGAAAATTCCAAATACGCGTGTGCTTGTGTCACTTATTCGTGCTTACGACAGTTGTCCATCgtaatcttcttcttcgtcttccaAGAGAAAAGTAGCAATTAGTAATCAATTCCTGAATTTCGTGAAcgatccaatatcgattgacTCCTCTCTGAGAAATCTGTTGTGATATAGAAGCAAGAACCTCTTATCTTTCTATGATTGTCTGAGAAATGAGTAAGAAgtcagaagaaacagaagcttCAGCTTCCCGCATCACTAGAGGAACCAGCTTCCTTGACAAGATaaaggtctctctctctctctctctctctctctctctctctctctctctctctctctatactTGATTTTGATTGCTGAGAATTGTTTCTATTATTTTACGTACAACTACTTCTGGATGTTTACTTTCGATCTCAACTTCACTTTAACTTAGAATTCTTTGTCTCCTtgaattcaattttaattacaGCTGCTGGCTTATCCATACCCTGCCCCGGAGTGCGTTTATTAATTACTAGGGTTTTACAATTGCAATCTATGCTAAGCCCTAAGCTTCCCTTCTGTCCAATTTGGCTTGCAGAATGCTACATGCCTTAATTCTATAACTATTGTTTATTCATACTATGGGCTATAACTATTGTTTATTCATACTATGGGCTATAACTATTGTAGTTACAAATCCCATATCCAGAGATATTTCCACCATCCTGATTCCTAAAAGATTGAGAGCTAATCAACCATGCCGAGCGAGAAGTAGAAAGCCCCCATTAGTTTGGTATTACTGTGATCAATTTAGACTTATCATCATAATTTGTTTAATTGGCATTGCAGAGTGCTACATGCCTTAATTCGTCGTCTTCAGACTCAGGAAAAGGGAGAAGCAAGTCCTCTTCTATCAGAGTGGCCCATGGGTTCCATTTAGTCCAAGGAAAATCTGGTCATGATATGGAGGACTACCATGTTGCTGAgtacagaaaaagaaaaaaccacgTCCTTGGATTGTTTGCTATCTTCGATGGTCATTTAGGCGATCGCGTCCCTActtatttgaaagaaaaccttTTCAACAACATAATTGAAGAGGTATACCTTCCCACCCATTCCATATTCTTGTGTACGTACACAAATAACAGacaaaagataaagataaagaGTTTTGCTGCTTTCCTAATAATTTGATTTATCtttctgttgtttttgtttttcaactaTAACGCTTACGGTAGTATTAAGAATGTCATTACTGGTAGCATACTTAGTTGGTTATCTTCCCCGTACAATCATGATTTCTTTATTTGAACTGAAATTGTAATCTGAATTGTAACCAAGATAGGATTTAGCCCATTCTCTGTCCTTGTCCATGCAATATTTGTACTCAAATATTCATACCAACTTTAGGTTTCTCGTTGCCTAGTGACTACTTATATTAAGTCAATTACAAGACTCAGTAGTTCTTTCCTTATCTGGTCAGTACATTTGTATTGAAAGCTGTAACTGTTGATGCTCTCAAATCACTTTATTTggtcaatttgttttttttcttcttttatgcATATGATACAGCCCAGTTTCTGGAAAGACCCCGAGACAGCAATAAGGAATGCTTACTGCTCCACAGATAAGTTTATTTTAGATCATTCCATGCAATTAGGGCCAGGTGGGTCGACTGCAGTAACTGCAATAGTCATTGACGGCAAAGACTTATGGGTCGCAAATGTTGGTGACTCAAGAGCTGTTGTGTGTGAGAGGGGTTCTGCAACCCAACTTACTGTGGACCATGAGCCACACAGTGAGCGAAGAAGGATTGAGAAGCAGGGTGGTTTTGTGACTACTCTTCCGGGTAAAGATATTTAAGTTAATTCATTTAACCTTATTACCGAGCTTGTTTATATATCAGTATATAATTGATAGTGGGATTCTTAATTTCTTACCActtgtataatttttcttttgctcttgAGTATataattagatttttttttttctttccttactTAGATTAATATTCTAATACTCTTTCAGGAGATGTACCTAGAGTTAATGGTCAACTTGCAGTTGCACGTGCTTTTGGGGATCAAAGCCTTAAAGCACATTTGAGTTCAGAGCCTGATGTAAGACATGTGCCCGTAGGCTCCACTATTGAATTTGTTATATTAGCAAGTGACGGATTATGGAAGGTCAGTTGGTAATTAATAAATGGTCTTCTTTCCCTCTCTATCGTATCTTTATGGCCTAGATCATATATTTGACAATTTAGCAAGATAATGGAATGTTTAGGCTTAAATTTTTTGGAttctattgaaaaaaaaatttgaatgtagaatatttgtattttgattAGCATTTTTTCCACTTTTCAATTGCATGTGAAATGAGATTATCTTATAAATGAGACCCTGTGACTCTTACTCATCTTATAATTTTTCCTTACTATGTGCCAAATAGTGTGTCTAATAATCTTTTTTGGTGATTGTGATTATATTGACTCGATGCTAGATTATTAATTGCTCAGTCAAAGGGAGGAAAAAGCTTCAGTGAAAAAATGAATTGAATTTGTAGTAAACATGGAAAATGTGTAATTAACTTATTAGCACTAGGCAAAAGATAGgcagaattttttatttataacatatgtaaataaaatgcataaccttttcttgattttcctATAGCTTTGAATTAATGATTCAAGCTTTTCTGTGAAGCAAAATTGTGTTGGGTGGTTCCTCCGTGCATCTACATTACTATTTATTGGGACCTTTTGCTCTTTTGGTTGAGGGAACGATGCAAAGGTTTCATGAGATTGTAGAgttttgaccttttttttgggtggtctAGTTGGAGAGAAATAGCAGCATCTGTGAAGGTAAAAAGTAGGGAGGgggtggattttttttttatggaataTGATTAGATTTTAGGCATCCTTGTAGGTGTCACATATTGAGGATTTGAAAGATTGTCCTTCTTGCTGAATGGGAATGGGATACAGCAGTTTTTAAggttatttttctgttttctttctataaaaataagttAGAACTGTCTAAGATGCAACAGCAAGGTGTTGTTTGCGAAGACATAATGCCATTACCATGTAGTATCAAAACACCTTAGGCATTACCAATGCGGGATTACCACAGTGGTTGTGGCCCTCCCCTTCCCCCCTGCTTGGCACCCAGGATCGAAACCTAAGGGTTTCTTTCCTCCccatgtaaccaaaaaaaaaaaaaacacacctTAGGCATTTAAAGCCCTATAGCAATAATGCTATAAATTTTCGGAGTGAGAAGGGTAAGAATTAGCTAAAGGCTCTGTTTCGTTAGATTTGTGTTTGCTTGAATGGTTGAAATTAGTTGATTTGGATAAAGTTTGTTGGTTTACCATCATTCCCAAACACTTAGGCTATTTTGATATGGGCAGACAATTATTTCATATTCTAAACACCTTCTCCTCCATTAGAGCCCAACATGTGCAGTTCAACTTAATATTGTGACGTTGTATTTTCAGGAATCAAACTTAGGATCCCCTATATTGACTAATTAGTTCTTAAAATTACAATAAACCCAACTTCTTCTGACAAAATTGCAATTAATCATTACGTTGACTTTAGGATACGTGTGTCGATTGATACGGATATCCAAAAGTCAAATGGATACGGATTTGAATTATCGGACACATATCCAAGAAGTATCGAGGGAGTATTTGAGTATCCAATACAGACGTGTGGATTTTTGGAGTATCGGAGAAACGAAGGTGATCTCCAAAAGGTAAATATGGAAGTTGGGTGGCTCCAGCGAAGATTGGATGAGATCCTTAAGGCAAACTGGAGAAAGGAAAATACACTACCAATGAGAGAAGTTGTGGAACAGGAGTTTAGGTGTTTTAGAAATTCCATTGTGAGTAATGCATACTagtgatctctctctctcaggtTACCTATAGCCCAACATAACTGATGCAGGACGCATAGGacctaaatttattagtttcctaatatatttgttagtttcctagattctctagttttccaaattctagtaggatttctacttttccagatttccagatttctagttttaagtttcctaTTCTATTTGGGTTAGGATTTCTGTTTAAGCAAAggatttttatcctattaTGTCTAGGTTTTAGTTTACTATAAATACCCCAATGtagttctttaaaattcagatttgGATGAGTAAACCTTCTCTTAAAACTATATGATTTCTGTTCTTCCTTCTCGGTTCTCTGATTTCGGTCATTTCTTTCATCCCTTCGAtctatattttcgtctcctcAACCTCCTATATTCTTCTATGTTATATTGTTTAAGTGTTTACTCTAAACCTACGGGTTGTTCTACATCAATTGGTAATCAGAGCCTTCCTCACTTTCATTTGCGTTTGATCTCTGCCATGGCACCCCAAACCGTGGCCAGCCTTGCGGAACAATATCATGCGTTCCAAGACAAAGTTTCTGCCGATATTGCGGGCATGGAAACCCAACTCTCAAACCTCAGCAGTGACCTCAAAGAAGAGTTGGTGCAGGCTCACAAACATCGTGCAACAACAGACCTTGCCATCAACAAACTCCAAGACTCCGTTCAGATGCTTATCAATCACTTTCGGTTTGGAACGACTGAGCCTTCTTCTACCTCAGCGGTGCTCTCGAGTTCATCTATGCCGCCGCCAGAAGGTGGCCTTCTTCCCAATCCACCGATTGGTTCTCCTCTAGTTGACGATAACATTCCCGTCCCTACCCCGCCACCCCGACCACACAAGAACAACTTCATGCACCgacattttgattttgagatAGCTTGACATGCCACGCTAGGTGTTTTTCCTGCACCAAGGCACTCTGGCGACGACTTATGAACACCATGGATTGAGGGTCTATCACACCCACACATGCACTTGCATTCGTCGGCCAATCATGTTCGTCATGGGTCTAGGCAGAGCTCTCTATTTGCCATTCTTACAAGAACTAATGTTCCAGGCTTGCGGAACGGCTGGTTTCAAGGTGGCAAATATGATGCCGATTTTGAAGAACTAAAGAACGCCACACGCCTCTTCACACTTCcttgggattttgattttgtcgTTGTTTACTCGTCGGAGTCCGAGTTCTTTTCGGCGGAGGAGAATGATGCAGGACGCATAGGACCTAAATTCATTAGTTTCCTAGATTCTctagttttccaaattctagtaggatttctatttttccacatttctagttttaagtttcctattttatttgggttaggatttctgtttaagcaagggatttttatcctattaTGTCTAGGTTTTAGTTTACTATAAATACCCCCATTGAGTAAACCTTCTCTGAAAACTATGTGATTTCTGTTCTTCCTTCTCGGTTCTCTGATTTTGGTCCTTATTTTCGTCCCTTTGAtctatattttcgtctcctcGACCTCCTATATTCTTCTATGTTATATTGTTTAAACATTCACTGATGGcccaaaaagcccaaaaacTCAAGGTCGTGCCACAAGGTGTTCCAAATCAGTCAACGGGACTATCGATTGACATGCCCAAGGCTCAACTGGAGCCCATCTACGATTGGTTGACGACAACATTCTTGTCCCTACCCCACCCACACGACACGAACTTCATGCACCAACACTTGGATTTTGAGATAGCCCGACACGCCCAGCCAGGTGTTTTTCCTGAACCAAGGCACTCTGGTAATGACTTACGCACACAATGGATTCAGGGTCTATCACACCCACACACACGCTTGCATTCGTTGTCCGATCATGTTCGTCATGGGTCTAGGCAGAGCTCTCTATTTGCCATTCTTACAAGGACTAATGTCCCATGCTTGCGGAACGGATGGTTTCAAGGTGGCAAATATGATGCTGATCTTGAAGAACTACCAAACGCCACATGCCTTTTCACACTTCcttgggattttgattttgtcgCTGTTTACTCGTCAGAGTCAAGTTCTTTTCGGCGGAGGAGAATGATGCAAGACACGTAGGacctaaatttattagtttcctaatgtatttgttagtttcctaGATACTctagttttccaaattctagtaggatttctacttttccagatttccagatttctagttttaagtttcctattttatttgggttatGATTTCTATTTAAGCaagggatttttatcctattatgtctaggttttagtttgctataaatatccccatgtagttctttaaaattcagatttgGATATTGAGTAAACCTTCTCTTAAAACTATGTGATTTCTGTTCTTCCTTCTCGGTTCTCTGATTTTGGTCCTTTCTTTCGTCCCTTCgatctatattttcatttcctctctctctcacatattCTTCTATGTTCTATTGTTTGAGTGCTTAATCTAACACCTACGGGCTGTACTACATCAATAACCTTTCAAAAGAACCCTTGAGACGTTAAGTCTGCCAGGATAATACCTGGATTATCCCACAAGCTGATGCAGAATGATTAGGgttattctaattttttttcccctttttcttAGTTTCTTGTTTCTAGTAAGATGAACTTTACTTTCCTGTTATGACAGCAGTGTCTGTCACTTTTGGTCAGAGGctggaattttttattaattctttgTAATCGTATGAGTGCTcaataaaaataggaaaaaacaataaacaaaaaaaaaaaaaagcaaatgaatattttctaactatgaaatttgaagaatATTTGGGAATTCCCAAAATTCGGATGCTTTAGGAATTACAAAAATCTTGTAAAATTTTCTGAATCTGATATATCCAAAAATTGGCCCTAGCAATATTTTGGTTAGCGAACAATTTTGTCTTTTGGAAATCAATGGCTGAGTTACATTTGCAACAACATTACTGTTCGACCTAAACATGAGTGTCATTAGTACTTTCCTATTACAATagtactattttttattgtatttgGGTGCTGTTAGTTTAAGGAGTCATGGGTATATTGGTAACTTTCTGTCACTAACAGAAGTTATACATATGAGCCAGTGGTCTTGTTGTAGTGGTTGAGTCTAATAAGAAGTTGCCAGGGGATGCAAGATGTGTTCTCAATCCTTTTGGATATGGTTTGGACTTGTAATGGGACAAagattctttcttttgttactCCCTTGTAGTTCAATATGTGGTATGCTTTGGTTGGCAGGTTATGAAGAATCAAGAGGCAGTAGATTTGGTGAAACCCATAAAAGATCCACAAGTAGCAGCAAAGCGTCTAACAACTGAAGCACTAGCAAGAAAGAGTAAAGATGATATATCATGCATTGTGATCCGTTTTGGATGATACCGTTTGTGGTTGTCCTTCATAGATTATGTCTTGTGGCCTTTCATTGTGATGAAAGTCGTTTGGGGCTAATTGAGTCTTgtaatggtttttgttttttggttacCCAGGAAATAGATTTTTCACTTTAGTTAATCCTCGTGCCACCCCTTTATATAGGTGCGCATATACAGAAGTTCACTGGGGGTGAAGTACAGGTAATGGGTGCAGTACTCTAGTTATTGTGCGCAATATTGTTGACATGAATAAGATCAGAGTGTAGCTTCCATGTAACATATGCAATTACTTGTCATGTTATATTTGctattatttttcaagttaTTACTGTCATTATTAGGGTTATTAAGAGAAGCCCACGTGGGATAGACTTTGGACAAGTTGGTGCATTTT
This window encodes:
- the LOC18793415 gene encoding probable protein phosphatase 2C 44 yields the protein MSKKSEETEASASRITRGTSFLDKIKSATCLNSSSSDSGKGRSKSSSIRVAHGFHLVQGKSGHDMEDYHVAEYRKRKNHVLGLFAIFDGHLGDRVPTYLKENLFNNIIEEPSFWKDPETAIRNAYCSTDKFILDHSMQLGPGGSTAVTAIVIDGKDLWVANVGDSRAVVCERGSATQLTVDHEPHSERRRIEKQGGFVTTLPGDVPRVNGQLAVARAFGDQSLKAHLSSEPDVRHVPVGSTIEFVILASDGLWKVMKNQEAVDLVKPIKDPQVAAKRLTTEALARKSKDDISCIVIRFG